The Sinobacterium caligoides DNA window TTCAAACCATCATTTTCAAGTTCCGACTGATCTATAGCCGTCATAATTTTTTTCTTTGTTGCGGACAGTTGTACAACATTATCTTTGCTTAGGTTTTGTATTGCTTGTAGGGTTTCAAGGCATTGCTTACGATGCTTGAGCAGCGTATCACAGTCATTGCCGTACTTCTCTATCAGCCCATAACACGCTAGATCATTAAGCTTAACTTGCAATCCTTTGATATCAAGATCAACAAGATCTATTGCACTCTTAATTGCCGAGCTGGTCGGGCACTGATCTATCTTAAGTAGGTTTTTATAGTGTACCGACCTCGGCTGCAGACGGTAGTATTTGAACCAGCCACCACCTTGCTTATCACTATAGCCTTCAACAGCACTCGTCAAGGAACTCTTTTTCTTCTCGTTATCGACGTTATGGATATTGACTGATTCTATTTTAACGTCTTTATTTTCATTATCTTTATCTAATAAGTTACGTCCTATTGCTAGATTCGTCAAATAGGTGGCGTAGAGCGGATTCGGTGCAATATCCTCCGCGTAGAGGGCATACTTTTTCATTCTCAGTTTAATCAAAGTATTCACACTATGCTCGACCAGCTTGGAGGCGCTGCTGATGTGTGACAATACTCGCCTTGACTGCTGAAGAGTCGATTTTTTTTCATTGAGCCCGTCATCTTTTCCACCAAAAATGCTAAACAAATATTTTTCATGAAGGATGTTTTTATAGAGGTAATCAAACGTATCCTTGAGCGCCCCAATTGTTTTGCTACAGAGATAATATTGTTCCAACGCTAGATCTTGTTGACCCTCAACAAACGTTACGAATTCTTCTTTGGTATACGTTCCTCCAGAGTTAATGACAATCGGTGACGATTGTTTATCGGAACCAAGAACGCTTATCGCGCCATCAATCCCGTCATCGCACATTGCCAATTTATCCAACGTATTTACATCCTCAATCTCTTTAAGGCCTCCGAGGTTTATATAATAATACTCCTCTGGCTTACTAGCACCACCACTTTCACTAACGACGGCACGACTCTTTTTTATATAACGCTTATGCTCTATGAGCAGGCCATAATATTCCCAGCACCTCTTTTTGTCCTGTAAATCTTCCGCCAATAGAGCCTTGTTGTGCTCCTGCTCCGTCGCCACAATCTCAAGCGCTGTATTCAATGCGTTAGAAGTAGAGGCCAATATGCCACTCACTACATCGCATGAATGCTCGACACTATTACGGCGCATTTTCCGGTTCCAGCTCTCACTGGAGCACGCTAAGGCGTTACCGAGCTCTTTTTCTAAATCCATGGTATAACTCCTTTCTTATCTTTAGAGGAAACGCACTCAATTAATGAGCGCGGAGGGTGGCGAATTTTCTGCCCTACAGTAGAAGAGGGGCAGCATAATTAGCTTGGCGGTGCCGGCTGTGCCGCCAATACATCAAGCAATAGCATCAGCAATTGATCAACAACCTTGCTCGGCAGTGCAAACAACAAGCACAAGAGATTAACGTTGTTGTCGGAGAACAAGACATTACAAGGCCAGCTTGTAATAACGACATCGGGAAACCTGCAATGCCTCAGCAGTTTAATCAGATTTTTCAGTACGTCTGAGGCTAGGTCAATCGAGCGCTGCAGTAACGTAACAAGCGATATTAGCGCCTTGCCGACAAAGCTCTCGAGATAATTAATCAAAGTGGCGATAGATAGCTTAGCAGGGAGGTTGGCAAAGGGGTTGTCCTGTTGCAACTGCTGACCAAACTGCGTATAACTTGCTTGAAATTCGTCACCATATTTATCTTTCCAATAACGCCAGGGGTCGCCTTTTAATAGATCGACCACAATCTCTGCAACCTCTTCATCTTCAATAATATTATCAAAATAGCCCGCTTGATCTAACATGGTGATGGCAAAATTCAACCACTGTTTCGTGGTGTTTGAGGATTCGATCGCCCCTGCAATCTGTTGCTGCATATCTTCTGCTTGCGCGTTAAAATCACTGAGAGCAGTATCAACAGTATCGTGACCAGTATCGCCATCAGTACCACGCTCATTAAGCCCACGATTATCACCATGAATATCAGACAAAGCATCCTTTTTAGCGCCATCGGTATCTTCTTTATTATTTTTATTTTCTTTATTATTGGCATCTTCTTTATTATTGGCATTGTTATTAACAGCTTCATTATGATTGTTATTCGTTTGCTGTGTGCTTGCTTTTTGAGCATCGTTAGGCCCTTTCATTACCACGAGCTCTCCATCATCCCTAATATCTGCCGCTCTAAACATAGCCTCAATATCAAACTCATCCAGCATCTTATAATTGACTGGAAGCTGTTTAAGGTAGCTAAGCACTGCTTCTATTTTTTCAACAAAACCAATCGCCCCCTCCTCACCCAAATAACAATTGACCGAATCGGGCAAAAAACGTTCTATCTCAGTTGAGAAACGCTGCAAGAAGAACTTTAATAGCAGCACATATGAGCTTAAATCAACACCCTCGGTATCTAACTTGCCGAGGGTTTCAACGGTGTAATGCCGGAAAATTTCCGGACAAGACATCGCCATAAGATAGCTATTAACCTCATCTCGCGAGTGATAAAGCTGGTCAAAAAGTGACTCGACACTATCGACATCCCGAAAATCAACCAGAAGTAAAAGCCCCTCGATAACATCATCGGGTAGCTTTAACAGTATCGCATCAACGGCAGCCGGCAATTGAGCGACAAGCTCTGCTGCTGCCCCAGTCAGCATGTTAGACGCTGTATTGGCCAGCATCAATACCCAGCTGCTCACCAAGTCTTTTAGTGATTCTGGCGAAACAGACTCTTCCTTAAAGCTGTATTTTTCACTGTCCGCCTTCACTGTTCGCTCAATACTACGGTAGCACTCCGTCGCTTTCTTTGCCTCTGATGCCAATGATTGCAGCCGCTCATTATCGGTGCCTTCAAGCTGACTGACACTCCTCTCGATCTTATCAAGCGTGCTATTTTTTTCATCTTCGTCTTCGTCCTCCTGACCCTCCGCCATCGCCACATCGATCGCCACATCGCTGACCTCTTGTAGCGACTTGACTGCGCGCTGATAGGCATCACGCGTAGCGCCGCCAAAGCGAGCAGCCAAGAGTTCAACCAACAGCTCATCAACACAATGACTGAGCTGGGCAATCTTAAGCGCCTTACTACTCTTGATCGCCTCGGCGTCGTCGAAGTTAAGCCCACTAAAATCGAGCGCTTGCTTAATATTTTCTTGCAGTTGACCTACATCTTTTAAGCCAACGGCTTCGATAACTTCTCTCAAGGCATCAAACAAAGCGTCAATATAAGCAGCGTCTTCTGTCGAAAAATCAATAGACTCTAATGCCGCCACATCAATTTCAACACGACTGTAATCTCTGTATAAAGCGAGTGACTTAAACCTATCAATAATGGCAACAACACTGCGCATCAACTCCTCATCTGGAAAATAATTGTTCAGAAAATCCTTTAAAACCAGTGCTTTTTCTCCAACAAGCACGTCGACCACCGACAGCTTCGCCTCCAGTCCGCGCGCATCATGTAAAATATCATCCCAGGCTTCTGGCACAATACTCAGTAACCTCATTAAAAAATCATTATCAGCCATACAACCCCCTCGCCCACGCCCTCATATAGATTTCAGAGATGACTTACCCCTGCCGCCTAAAGACAGCAAAGTTAAGCGACCGAATCAAATAGGTGTGTTATTAACTCAACTTTCAAGATAGCCTTGCAACGACCGACACGTGCTGCAAGGCTAATTTACAGCATTCGATGATGCTTTAACTTACCCGTTTTATGTAATACAAGGCGTAGAAGGGCGGTCGATTTTCATGGGCTTCGCTCCCCCCCTCCTCAACGATACTAATACCAGTAACATTATGATTCACATGATTATGCCCATCTGACCTACCATCACCACCGGTATCACAGCTGTGCGTATCCGAGTTCCAGACTTCGTATGGTTTGTATGTCAGATGATGATGACCTGGATCGTTAACACCGTGTGTATGCTTTGGCATTTCACTCGTCTTAAGCTCGATCGCCTCCCTCCCCCCTTCACTATCTAACGAATAATCATCAGCTGCACTGTAATCATTTTCCGCGCCAACGATAAAACGACCTCTAAGGTCAGGCGTGCCATGCTCGCCATTGCAAAACCTAAAGCCTGTCGGGATGTCACTCTCATAACCGTGCCACATGATGACGGCACCAATAGGGACACCGAGAACCTGACCATACTCATCGTGAATACGCTCCTCAACAACAAGGCTTTTCTTGATGTTAAGCTGACCATTTGACGAAAATAAATCGCCATTAATTTCGACGTTATTGTCTGTTTTCAGGTTACTGATCAGGTTAAGTGTGCCATCTGCCGCAGATAATCTGCCGTTAATTTCGACATCTTGCTCCGCTGCCAACTTACTGGTCAAGTTGAGTATGCCGCCACTCGAAGACAGGGCACCACTGACCTGCAGGTCTCCGCTGACCTCTAGGTCACTGCTTTTTTCGCCGGCACCTGAGCCAATGCATACTTTGCCATTCCCTGCCAATAGCGCTAAATCATTAGTCGTCTTTAATACTGGCATAGTCAGCGAAGAGTCCGCGTAACCGCTTAGATTCATTATCTCAATTCTTAACGGGCAGTGACCAGGTTGATCGTTTATAGGAATGTCGTCGATTGAAAGCTGGATAGAGCCACCTTTTGGCAGCGTAAAGGGCTTAGTAACCTTCCACTCAAAAGTTATAGCTAATTCAGATTTCCCCGTGTACTCAAAATCATAGTAAAGATTATCAACATTCGTTACTTTAGCCTGCTTAGCTGAAGGAAGGCCGCTAGAGTTCGCCAGAGAATGCTTATCACCATGGCCATAAGGTAGGTGTATCTTAATAACTACTGCATTATATTTTTTATCGTCATACTTCTCATCAGTATTAAAAGTTAAGTCACCAGCCGTTTTATTCAATAGTGTAATAACAATTGAGGAATTTCCACTGCATACCAATCCTCTCGGGGCATCATAGTAAACCCCTAAAGGTTGCTTCTTCTCAGCAGCATCTATTTCAGCATTAAATACTTTCGCTCGAGTATCAACTTCCTTATCCAACTCAGAGGTAAATTCAAAAAGCATAGCCAAAATATTTCCTATATTACTATCGTTAGGATCTGCTTCAATAGTGTACCTCGTATTTTGCTTACACAATTTATCGTAGTTTTTTTTCAGAGTTTCATCTGCCACAGAGATTTTCCCGATATCTTCCAGCAATCTAGATTCAATCAGATCAACCTTTTTGTTCGCATCTATTACACTTCTATTTATATTCTCAATATAAGGATTGTTACTCGATAAGTTAAGGATATCGACCTGCTTAAGCCTATCGCCTTTTATTTCACCGCCACCATCAAACTTCATCCCCTTATAGAAGAAGGCCATCTTAGTACTGCGGGCACCGAGTGCGCTATCTGCAGACTCATACCTTAAGGTAAACGATAGCGTCTCACTTGCCGCTAACACTGTCTCCTGCTTCGACAAAAAATAGAACGCCCAACCGCCATCCTCAGGGCATGGCTCTAACGATGATACATGCCAGTTGTCCATATTCTCATTATCAATAACAATCTCAGGTATATCATTAGACATAACAAAGGTGCCGTAACGAAATCGCAGCTGTAAATGGTAGTTATCCGGGCCAGCAACTAAATTTTCCGGCTCTACTGTTTCATCAAAAGCAAAGGGGTAAAATACGATATCAATGCTATTTTTATTTTCAAAAACAATACCATGTTGCTGCGTATGATCGGCCTCTATATAGAGCTTATTGTAGACCTTACTTTGCAACGTTGAAACAACGCCCTTATTCGTCGTAACGATATTAACATCTAGTGGACTGGCATCTTTTGACGTCATCAACACCGGCGGTAAATTACTATAGTAATCTTGGTAGGCCTGCTGATCGTTCAATAAACAAGGGTACATATGCTGCTGAGCTAAACGAATTTTTCCCTGCGAAACACGATAAGTGAAGTCGTTGGATTGCTCATTCAATTTCAACCAACTTCCCGAGGGTTCATCGATTTCAACCCACGGATTTAACTCCCCCTCCTTGGCGCCCTCGCCTCTCGGTATGTCTCCTCTAGCCCAGCGTGTCGCCTTAAAAACACGCGGCTTCACATCATCCCCAATAGTCACCATGCCCGTCCAAAGTGCTGATTCATAGAAGGGGTTTATCAAGTCATACATTACAACAATGCTGCCCTGCTCATAAACTCTATTAAATCGCCAATTATCAGGTATATAAAGTGAGCCGACCTTCTTACCATCAAGGTATAGCTCAGCACTACTAGCACTTTTCCTCAGCAGAATATGATGCCACCGCCCAACATCAAGCATCGCCTGCTGCTTTTCCCAGAGAAGCGAGAGTCGGCCATATCCGTCACATGAGAAACCTTCCTCACCCAGAAAACTAAAAGCACTACCGACCTCTGTCCGCTTAACCCATACGCTTGCCGTGAACCCTTGCTCGCTCATGGTTGTGGAGCGCTCTGCCGATGCCGCATGAGTTACATCAGCTAACGATAACTCTGAACCACCACCTATTAACTCTGCACATTGCTTAAATCGCTCATCAGCTACGACGCTCAAGCCTGTCAATTGGTCACTTGAATTAAGCGGGTAGATCTCAACATCATTTACGCTGCTCATTGCTTCACCTTTCACTATTATTTGATTATTAAAACTGACTAGACTCTACTTCCGCAAAGGGGGAGACAGTGGTGTCAACCAACCTTCTACAATTTTCGTTCTAACATCGAGTGGGGGCAAACTATCTGGCGTCGTGATATCGCGCTCACTCACCGCCATAATGTGCCCTCGTATAGCCTCCCACTCCGCCTCTAAATCTTCCTCCAGCTCAGCAGCATCCACTTCGTAAAAGTAGGCATGGCCAGGCCATTCCGGCACATCTAGCAATACCTTAGCTTGTTGTAATTTCTGCCAGTGGAGCTCTTCATAGCCACCACTAATAAACTTCTCTCTGCTTACCACCTTTCTACTAACCGACATATCAAGACCACCGAACCGGTTACGCTGTAACCACTGCCATGTTTTCTCTTGTGGCAGCGGCAAAGAGAGACCGCTCACCGGCGTAATCATTGGTGCCGCAAAATAGTAAGAGCGAATACTCTCCAGTGCATCGATGTACCAATGCATCTCTAGACTAAGAGTTTTCCGTGGTACAGTTCCCGACGTAATATGTGTACATGCCTCCGGGTCAAGAAGCATTAACAGCGTCACAGGCTCGTCATCAATGCTGTGTAGGATATTTTCAACGCCCTCATCAACGGCATCATCAACATAAGCTATTAAGTCGTTTTCATTGAAGTTTGCGCTGTCGATATAATCTAAAATATCTTCCATCCCTGATTGTGGAAAATAACCCCGTGATGACAGTGAGCCGTCATTATTCTCTCGCCAATATGCCACCAGCCCATCATCAAGATTATTATACTCACCAACTTTTATTGGGAATTTCACTTTGGTAAAGCCACGATTTATTCGATAGTTATTTGTGATGTCGTGGTTTAATGCCGACCAACTTTTACTCACTTCGGGCTGACCCATCGTCTGTAAATCAATATTGGCCTTGACAATAGCCAGTGGCTTTAAGGTGCCTGCCTCCACCACTCGGCGCACAGAGTCCGGCTCGATATTATCCTGTGCTTTCAGTATCGCTTCCTTTAATGCTGGGAAGTGGTTGCCCTCTGACATCGCCTTTTCAAGTTGGCCCATTACTATTGAGAAATCTCCGACTGACGCTGGCCAATCCTTTGGCGACACTGGTTGTAAATAAGCCTTCTCACCGCCATCGAAAGCCCTCAGTATCTTCAATTCAACTAGAGCATCCCACAACGCCCCGCTGTCATTTGCCACCTCATTCAGTGTCGCTTTTACAATACGATTTCGCTGATGAAAACTAATAATTTTCAACACAAACTGTTTTAAAGAACGACTGTTAATATCGTTAAGGCCGGCGAAACTCCCTGTAGGGTCAAGCCACTCACCGTCCGAATTCATCGCCCCTTGTTCAACACCATCAGCATCATAAATTACCAACGTCTCATCGAAGTGGTTATAACACAGCCAACCCACAACGGGTGTTGATAAGTCATTATTTTCGATGTCGATATCATTTTTCCAACGGCAATACAAACGTAGTGGCTGTAGCACTCGAGGGGGCATTGAGAATACCTCAGGTTTATTATCAGCCCCCCCTTTTTTATTACACGATACATCTTTGAAACGACCAAAGCTGTCGACGATCCGCAGCTTCTGCAATGAACACTCACCACTTTTAATCGGTAGGAATGCATGATCAATAACAGGCAGTTTAAAGTTTTGTCCCTTTGTCGCTTTGGCGACACGTTCTGTTAAGTTATCCTTAAAGCCAGGCGGTGAAGAGAATCCTAAAGGATCTTGCACTTTTAACAAAGTGGCATCACTGTACATCAACATATCATCATGCAGCGTATCTAAACTCTGCATCATCACCTCTGTATTATTGAAGGTATCAATTGCCTTAGTTATTTTTTTATACTCCTCCTTCACGTCTAGAGAAGCGAACTTGTCCAGCTTTTCTTTGATCTCTTTCTTGTTAGAGAAAGCCAATAGCGTGCGACCAGTTATTGAAACAGGAGTATCCATCACTTCTTTATCTGGATTTTTTAACATGAGGTCAACAGAGGAGCTAGGCAAACCATACTGAGCGTCATTGAGACAGATTCGATAATTATCACTGACTACGTTTTCACCATAGAATTCTTCACCAGCGATCCTGTCTGTATTTTTATTAGCGTCAGAGTAGATATCCATTCGCCACTCCATCAGCAACGGCGACCATGGCTGACTATCCCATTTACGTATTGCTTTAGGCCATCCCGTCAAGGTGCTAATTTCATCGTTAATAAGCCACTGTTGTGGGGATGTTGAATTACCTTCGGCCACCAACCTGCATTCCAATATATCGTCGCCCCGCAGATGCTTAGGTTGCTTAGCCACATCGTCTGCCGTCAGATTTTTATCGACCTCATGCCAATCAGGCTGCTTGATCACATCGCCTGCAATGAGCAGGGAAGGCGGCTGAACCTGCCAATAACGGGGTGCCGGTATTTTCATCAATGGCGATGCAATAGTCACACCGTCAACACCGGCTTCGATCATAAACTCTGTAAAATCATTTGCAATCAGCGTAGTTAGGTAGTTGTTTACCGCCCCAACTGAACCCAGTTGATCGTCAGTACCCGCTATTTTTTCCTGCAATACATGAATATCGTTATTGCACTTTTCCACCATAGGCAAGGTGTCTCGCTCAATCATATGCCTTATATGATTCGCATCGGGATAGGCCGAGTTAAGTGCTTCGTCTGGATGTAAACACTGCATGTATTTACTCCAATCACTATACAATAGACGTAAATAGTACTGCCGATTGTTCACAACCTCATTTAACTCTTGCTGCAAACTATTCAGCTTATCCAGCAGCGGCTGACAATGTTTTTTAAAAAGCAGGTAATGCTTTTTTGCTCGCTCCTTCATCTCATCATCGATTGCCTTAGCCTTAGCGTTTTCAGGGCAGGCTTTACCCTCCATTAACCGCCCTTCATCTACGTAGCTCCACAACACGCCTGAGCCAACAGGGCGAAATTCCTCTTTGTGACGAATGTTCTTCAGGCGGTTAATGAAATCAATATTCTTCCCTTCAATATCTTCGCTATACAGCATTGACTGCATTTGATTTTCAATAGCTTGAATGGACTGTTCATCATCACCACACTTATTGGCCAAGTATTTAGACACCACCTCCTTGGCTGTTTTAGCTAAGGTTACTTCTGTATCATTAAACTGCCCAAGGTTATCAAGCGATGTGTCATCGATATTTTTGCTGTGACTAAAATCTACCTGCCCATAGCAAATCATACCGTTGACTTTCTCACCTTTGAGATCAGGTACCAACCATTTGGCAATCGACTTTGCATCGTCAACGAAATTTGATGACGCCTTTTCAACACACTGTAACGCATAGTCATTATCACTATCTGAATACCAGCCGTAGACTTCATAGCGGTATTTTTTGACGTCGTTAGGCAGTATCAACTCGTCATCGTGTGCACCAAAGACACTAAAACAATCAGTGTATAAGGCAGAGAAATAGGGCGACCCCCAGCCAAGAACGGTTAAATTCTGTAAATATTTATGATCGCTACGATCAAGTTCATTTTTCCACTCATCGAAGGGGAGCTGGCGGCCCACATAGCAATAAGGCTGTTTCCTTTTATCTTGTAGCTGTCGAGGCATGCATACTGCATTATCAGGTCTCTTATCTGCAGGGTGTATATAGTCGCTTTCTACAACCCAGCGCCTCTTCTCACCTGTTTTGACAAGCGTCCTTACAACCATCCACCGGTTGGGCACCGTTGGCATATCAATAGAGGTTAAGTCGTCGCCTTTGCCATATTCCGTATTAACCACGCCTTTCGTCAAAGCATCTGGCATCCTCCAATGCAGATGTATACCTGGTAAAAGGTCCATTCGATTATTAAAAGCTTTACGTGTGATTGTAGAGGCTAGGTTGGCAGCATCACTCGAGATGTCATGTCCTTCATCATTTTTATAGGGCAGCTCTTCAAAATCATCCTGTGTTGTCACCGCATTGGTAACATTTTTACAGACCAACGCTTCAACCTTAATAGGTACACATATAATACTCATGATAATTTCTCCACCGAGAACTCAACCTGCGGCTCTCCCTCTAGCATAAATCGACTAAACCTGGCTGATGAGAATCCGTCCTCTCGCAAACTAAAGGAAAATTTATCATCGCTATTTTCCATTAGTAAGTTAGTTAAGTTATCGGCCAAAATCGTTGCATTAATGATTGATTTTGTTGCGTGGCGCATTTTAATATCGACGGGTCCACCAACGCTTTTCCCTTTATACTTAACCGATTTTGTATAGTTATTTTTTTCATCAACATTTGCACCGTAGTGTAAACTCTCTACAGGCAGCGACAGCGAAAGATAGTCGAAGCTTTCTTTGCTTAAATAAATTTCAGCATCTCTCGCGATACGCCTGTGACTATAGATGTTTTTCGGATGAAAGCTCGATATATAAGCCATATAATCACCATGTTCGGCGGTTATTTTCGTCGGATCCAAATCGATGCTATCGCTAATATTGTCTTCACCGATATTGCGAAATTTAATCTCTCGCTCAGGATATGCCCAGACAATATCTGAACGAACAAAGGCACCATACCCAGGGATTTCTTTATTCAACCTTTTATAGCACTCAGTAAACAGCCTATTTGTAATTTCTGGACGGCCATTCAACGACAACGCACCAAGCCACAGGCTTTGCACCCACACAGGGTCTACACGGAATGTTCTCAATGCTTTTTCTGGTAATAAATCAGGGTCCGGCAGCAAGTTCCAGACCGGTATGTTTTCAAAACTTGCCAGGCGCAATAGCCAAGCTTCTATCTCCTTGAGCTGCTGATCTGTCACGCCTTCCTCTAGCTGTGCGTAGGGGAGCTTCTCGATAAATATACCTTTGTTTATCGCACTCGCCCTTCTCTCCTCATCACTCAGCAATTGTCTATAGCGTGATTGCCCCTGCTTATATTTACCCAAAGCATTGTTGAAACTTGTATTCTTAAATGACATGAATCGACCAAGCTCATAGGCGACAGAATAACTCACATCAAACATGCCATCTTCAACACAGAAGCTCATCAACCTGTCTGCATCAGTCGCGACAAAGCCCCCCTCGCTCTCGCCACGCTGATTTTCACTCAGCGCAATAACAGACATATCGCCAACCAGTGTCGGCGCAAAGGGGCCACGGTACCAGGAGATTGACTCATCACCTTGACGAAATTGGTGTGGTAACGCAACGTATCCAGCCTCTAACCGTCGCTTTAAACTTCCCTCTGTTTTTTTTAGTTGTTTGGTAGAATAGCGCAGGCTTTCTACATCTAATGCTTTCGCCCGCTCGCCGAAGTCGACTTTTTCCTGCGAACAGTTAAACCACCATGAGGTCAAGACAACCAAGCGAATCATTTCATCGTCACCCAGCTTTTCTATTGCCTCAATGCTATCGTCTGTGAAATACCCCTCTAACGAAACAAGCAAAGAATAATTACGCATACCGCCTGGGTAGTTAACCGCATCTGCCTCGCCAAAACGATTGGCAACTACTACGGCAAGTTCACGAGACAATGTTGATATTCTGATACTATGCACACTGTCATTTTCTACAATTCGCTCTAGCAATACATCGCCTTCATGCGGGTCACTCACAAGCCAAGTTTCATTCTTAACGATTTCATCTAGCTTTATCGCGGTGGCCTTCAAGCCCAGCCGTTCATTGATGTCGCAGTCAAAAATGTACTCTTTTTTGTTGCCAATTTTA harbors:
- a CDS encoding LamG-like jellyroll fold domain-containing protein, which produces MSSVNDVEIYPLNSSDQLTGLSVVADERFKQCAELIGGGSELSLADVTHAASAERSTTMSEQGFTASVWVKRTEVGSAFSFLGEEGFSCDGYGRLSLLWEKQQAMLDVGRWHHILLRKSASSAELYLDGKKVGSLYIPDNWRFNRVYEQGSIVVMYDLINPFYESALWTGMVTIGDDVKPRVFKATRWARGDIPRGEGAKEGELNPWVEIDEPSGSWLKLNEQSNDFTYRVSQGKIRLAQQHMYPCLLNDQQAYQDYYSNLPPVLMTSKDASPLDVNIVTTNKGVVSTLQSKVYNKLYIEADHTQQHGIVFENKNSIDIVFYPFAFDETVEPENLVAGPDNYHLQLRFRYGTFVMSNDIPEIVIDNENMDNWHVSSLEPCPEDGGWAFYFLSKQETVLAASETLSFTLRYESADSALGARSTKMAFFYKGMKFDGGGEIKGDRLKQVDILNLSSNNPYIENINRSVIDANKKVDLIESRLLEDIGKISVADETLKKNYDKLCKQNTRYTIEADPNDSNIGNILAMLFEFTSELDKEVDTRAKVFNAEIDAAEKKQPLGVYYDAPRGLVCSGNSSIVITLLNKTAGDLTFNTDEKYDDKKYNAVVIKIHLPYGHGDKHSLANSSGLPSAKQAKVTNVDNLYYDFEYTGKSELAITFEWKVTKPFTLPKGGSIQLSIDDIPINDQPGHCPLRIEIMNLSGYADSSLTMPVLKTTNDLALLAGNGKVCIGSGAGEKSSDLEVSGDLQVSGALSSSGGILNLTSKLAAEQDVEINGRLSAADGTLNLISNLKTDNNVEINGDLFSSNGQLNIKKSLVVEERIHDEYGQVLGVPIGAVIMWHGYESDIPTGFRFCNGEHGTPDLRGRFIVGAENDYSAADDYSLDSEGGREAIELKTSEMPKHTHGVNDPGHHHLTYKPYEVWNSDTHSCDTGGDGRSDGHNHVNHNVTGISIVEEGGSEAHENRPPFYALYYIKRVS